One Siniperca chuatsi isolate FFG_IHB_CAS linkage group LG3, ASM2008510v1, whole genome shotgun sequence genomic region harbors:
- the pgap4 gene encoding transmembrane protein 246 yields the protein MPRWKAFFSQRLRWSSTVTQALVLAVITFCVILPLCCHRLLYSYFFIRSMYLDSMSEEVLRESLDRGQDALHFWQSTSTAAALSSRFSDIAQHPELLVTVVTARRNEGRDFHYLLQVMRQLSGILGGCGERRCAEVLVCDVESGPQENQDAKLLEAHFKVIRRSPQEQQRNRERINTFEKEKRDYVFCLRKGWELVKPKNMVVLEDDALPAQDFFTVVKDLLSRRFALQTLYIKLYHPERLQRYWNPEPYRILEWVGLGLVAATALLLTFPYWNPCAFSFTLSPSHLLFFTLYFMAAAELLGRHYLLEVRRLSPQLYAVSPATECCTPAMLFPGNASLRVAEYLDGSFCVKGNAKDMVLYQMAKTIPGERSHSVEPNLITHIGAYSSVRANPSRPKLL from the coding sequence ATGCCTCGATGGAAAGCGTTCTTCAGTCAGCGCTTGCGATGGTCCAGCACCGTCACCCAAGCCCTCGTCCTGGCCGTCATCACATTTTGCGTCATTCTCCCTCTGTGCTGCCATCGGCTGCTTTACTCTTACTTCTTCATCAGGTCCATGTACCTGGACTCCATGAGTGAGGAGGTCCTGCGTGAAAGCCTCGACCGAGGCCAGGACGCTCTGCACTTCTGGCAGAGCACGTCCACGGCAGCGGCGCTGTCTTCCAGATTCAGTGACATCGCCCAGCATCCTGAGCTGCTGGTTACCGTGGTGACAGCCAGGCGGAACGAGGGGCGGGACTTCCACTACCTGCTTCAGGTGATGCGGCAGCTGAGCGGCATTCTGGGAGGCTGTGGGGAGCGGCGGTGTGCAGAGGTGTTGGTCTGCGACGTGGAAAGCGGTCCCCAGGAAAACCAGGACGCCAAGCTGCTGGAGGCTCACTTCAAGGTGATCCGGCGTTCCCctcaggagcagcagaggaacaGGGAACGAATCAACACCTTcgagaaggagaagagggatTACGTCTTTTGTCTCCGCAAGGGATGGGAGCTGGTGAAGCCCAAAAACATGGTTGTCCTGGAGGACGATGCTTTGCCGGCGCAGGACTTTTTCACAGTCGTAAAGGACCTGCTGTCACGGCGGTTTGCCCTCCAGACTCTTTACATAAAGCTGTATCACCCTGAAAGGCTGCAGCGCTACTGGAACCCAGAGCCTTACCGCATCCTGGAGTGGGTGGGACTCGGGCTGGTCGCAGCGACGGCCCTGCTCCTCACCTTTCCTTACTGGAACCCCTGCGCTTTCTCCTTCACGCTGTCGCCCAGTCACCTTCTCTTCTTCACGCTCTACTTCATGGCTGCCGCGGAGCTGCTGGGGCGGCACTACCTCCTGGAGGTGCGGAGGCTTTCCCCGCAGCTCTACGCCGTCTCCCCGGCCACAGAGTGCTGCACCCCAGCCATGCTCTTCCCCGGCAACGCCTCACTCAGGGTGGCTGAGTATCTGGACGGCTCGTTCTGCGTCAAGGGGAACGCCAAAGACATGGTTCTGTATCAGATGGCGAAGACGATCCCCGGGGAAAGGTCTCACAGCGTGGAACCCAACCTCATCACCCACATCGGGGCCTATTCCTCCGTCAGGGCCAACCCATCCAGGCCCAAACTCCTCTGA